A stretch of Halomonas elongata DSM 2581 DNA encodes these proteins:
- a CDS encoding cysteine hydrolase family protein yields the protein MTTTTLRQLNGFDDAPASLRDSTVIMVDYQNTYTRGVMELDGWEPALYAAAELLEKAREVGATVIHIVNDGGDGTPYDIKTEIGQIHSKVAPIEGEAVIAKTCPNAFVNTDLNQHVDAAGNESVVIAGFMTNMCVQFTAEGAFLRGNKPTIVADACATRPLQTVVSDVSASQLHNSALATIADLYGVVVRASSDLK from the coding sequence ATGACGACTACAACACTACGTCAACTCAATGGCTTTGACGATGCTCCCGCATCGTTGCGAGACTCGACTGTCATCATGGTCGACTACCAGAACACCTACACCCGTGGTGTGATGGAACTTGATGGTTGGGAACCTGCCCTATATGCCGCAGCAGAGTTGCTTGAGAAGGCTCGGGAAGTGGGGGCAACGGTCATCCACATCGTCAATGACGGTGGCGATGGCACTCCGTATGACATCAAAACCGAGATCGGTCAGATCCATTCCAAGGTTGCTCCCATTGAGGGTGAGGCCGTGATCGCCAAGACATGCCCCAATGCCTTCGTTAACACCGACCTAAACCAACATGTTGACGCGGCGGGGAATGAAAGCGTGGTCATTGCTGGGTTCATGACCAACATGTGCGTGCAGTTCACCGCTGAGGGTGCGTTTCTACGCGGAAACAAACCCACCATCGTCGCCGATGCCTGTGCGACTCGTCCGCTACAGACTGTCGTGTCCGATGTCTCCGCTAGTCAGCTTCATAATTCCGCGTTGGCAACTATCGCCGACCTTTACGGCGTCGTCGTTCGTGCTTCCAGCGACTTGAAGTGA
- a CDS encoding ABC transporter substrate-binding protein codes for MRPWSLVACIGLLMATVSDVVDAESLVVEAALDRRVVAPLLEAFEQSHPDIELVFHDRSTLEVDTLVERADPAPDVVISSAMPWQMARVNQDYARPLHSREARAWPDWAKWRDEVFGFTFEPIVMAYRLDLPRHMMPPSTHADLHTLLTTRQDMLRGKVTTYSPARSGVGYTLFQQDARYTPRFWDLVAAMGNVDARLEENTRAMLQGLTEGRYWLGYNLLGSYAMVWAQHHPEVIVQVPQDYSLVMMRMAFIHRDAPHPRQAGEFVDFLLSRDGQRVLAGQTPLFSVRPDVKGPYTAQRLRDQVGDRLYPIPINASLLAFVDPQRRDAFMARWRREFQQRR; via the coding sequence ATGCGACCATGGAGCCTTGTCGCTTGCATCGGTCTGCTGATGGCCACGGTGAGCGACGTCGTCGACGCCGAGTCCCTGGTCGTCGAGGCCGCGCTCGACCGCCGCGTGGTCGCGCCGCTGCTCGAGGCCTTCGAACAGTCGCACCCTGACATCGAACTGGTGTTTCATGATCGCTCGACCCTCGAGGTCGACACCCTGGTCGAACGGGCCGACCCCGCCCCGGACGTGGTGATCAGCTCGGCGATGCCCTGGCAGATGGCGCGCGTCAACCAGGACTATGCGCGTCCCCTGCATTCCCGGGAGGCGCGGGCATGGCCGGACTGGGCCAAGTGGCGCGATGAGGTGTTCGGCTTCACCTTCGAGCCGATTGTCATGGCCTACCGGCTCGACTTGCCGCGACACATGATGCCGCCCTCGACCCATGCCGATCTGCATACGCTGCTGACTACCCGGCAGGACATGCTGCGCGGCAAGGTGACCACCTATTCGCCGGCGCGCAGCGGTGTGGGATATACCCTGTTCCAGCAGGACGCGCGCTACACGCCCCGCTTCTGGGATCTGGTCGCGGCCATGGGCAACGTCGATGCCCGCCTCGAGGAGAATACCCGCGCGATGCTGCAGGGCCTCACCGAGGGTCGCTACTGGCTGGGCTACAACCTGCTGGGGTCCTATGCGATGGTCTGGGCCCAGCATCACCCCGAGGTGATCGTTCAGGTACCCCAGGATTACTCGCTGGTGATGATGCGCATGGCGTTCATTCATCGTGATGCCCCGCATCCACGTCAGGCCGGCGAGTTCGTCGACTTCCTGCTCAGCCGGGACGGTCAGCGCGTGCTGGCCGGGCAGACGCCGCTGTTCAGCGTGCGGCCGGACGTAAAAGGGCCCTACACCGCGCAGCGGCTGCGCGACCAGGTCGGCGACCGGCTGTACCCCATCCCGATCAACGCCTCGCTGCTGGCATTCGTCGATCCGCAGCGCCGCGACGCTTTCATGGCGCGCTGGCGTCGCGAATTCCAGCAACGTCGCTGA
- the ubiU gene encoding ubiquinone anaerobic biosynthesis protein UbiU, with amino-acid sequence MELVSPAGNLPALKRAVDEGADAVYFGFQNATNARQFAGLNFSDKRAREGIDYAHARGTRVFCAINTYPQPDSWAQWTHAVDQAAELGVDALILADMGLLDYATRHHPALSRHLSVQGSATSHAALRFYHDHFGIKRAVLPRVLSITQVRDLAKQSPVELEVFAFGSLCIMAEGRCYLSSYLTGESPNTRGVCSPAAHVRWEQTGEGLESRLNGVLIDRYGESERAGYPTLCKGRFEVDGEIYHAIEEPTSLNTLELLPELAELGISAVKVEGRQRSPAYVSKVTRIWRQALDRLAGTPERFHPEPAWIAGLGEVSEGTTTTLGAYERRWK; translated from the coding sequence ATGGAGCTCGTCAGCCCGGCCGGCAACCTGCCCGCCCTGAAACGGGCCGTCGACGAGGGGGCCGATGCCGTCTATTTCGGCTTCCAGAACGCCACCAACGCCCGACAGTTCGCCGGTCTGAACTTCAGCGACAAGCGAGCCCGCGAAGGTATCGATTACGCCCATGCCCGTGGTACGCGGGTCTTCTGCGCCATCAACACCTATCCGCAGCCCGATAGCTGGGCGCAATGGACTCACGCCGTGGACCAGGCCGCCGAGCTCGGTGTCGATGCCCTGATCCTGGCCGACATGGGGCTTCTCGACTACGCCACACGGCACCACCCGGCACTTTCCCGTCATCTTTCGGTACAGGGTTCGGCCACCAGCCACGCCGCATTGCGTTTTTATCACGACCACTTCGGTATCAAGCGCGCCGTACTACCACGGGTACTTTCCATCACCCAGGTGCGCGACCTGGCCAAACAAAGCCCGGTGGAACTCGAGGTCTTCGCCTTCGGCAGCCTGTGCATCATGGCCGAGGGGCGCTGCTATCTCTCCTCCTACCTGACCGGCGAATCGCCCAACACTCGCGGCGTCTGCTCGCCGGCGGCCCATGTGCGCTGGGAACAGACCGGCGAAGGCCTGGAGTCACGCCTGAACGGCGTATTGATCGACCGCTACGGCGAAAGTGAGCGGGCCGGATACCCGACCCTGTGCAAGGGGCGTTTCGAGGTGGACGGCGAGATCTACCACGCCATCGAGGAACCCACCAGCCTCAACACCCTGGAACTCCTGCCGGAACTTGCCGAGCTGGGCATCAGCGCGGTGAAGGTCGAAGGCCGTCAGCGCAGCCCCGCCTATGTCTCGAAGGTAACCCGCATATGGCGACAGGCGCTGGATCGCCTGGCCGGTACGCCCGAACGCTTTCATCCCGAACCCGCCTGGATCGCCGGACTCGGCGAGGTCTCCGAGGGCACCACCACCACCCTGGGCGCCTACGAGCGCCGCTGGAAATAG
- the guaB gene encoding IMP dehydrogenase — protein MLRMAQEALTFDDVLLVPGYSDVLPKDVSLRTRLTRNLFLNIPLVSAAMDTVTEARLAIAMAQEGGIGIIHKSMTIAQQAAEVRKVKKHESVIVKDPVTVGPKAKLADLLAMAKEYGFSGFPVVEGETLVGIVTERDMRFQPNHGDSVADIMTPREKLVTVAEGTELSVIKGKMQEHRVEKMLVVDNDFRLRGLVTFQDIEKARTFPHAAKDADGRLLVGAAVGTGPETPDRIAALVEAGVDAVIIDTAHGHSRGVIDRVAWVKEHYPQIQVIGGNIATAEAAKALAEAGADGVKVGIGPGSICTTRVVAGVGVPQITAVSNVAEALKPYDVPLIADGGVRFSGDLAKAVAAGASCVMVGGLLAGTEEAPGEVELYQGRTYKAYRGMGSMGAMSQTQGSSDRYFQDKSEGVEKLVPEGIEGRVPYKGLMGAIVHQMMGGLRASMGYTGCRDIEEMRTKPEFVKITGAGFNESHVHDVQITKEAPNYRAG, from the coding sequence ATGTTACGTATGGCCCAAGAAGCTCTTACGTTCGATGACGTATTACTCGTACCCGGCTACTCCGATGTCCTGCCCAAGGACGTCAGCCTCAGGACTCGCCTGACCCGCAACCTCTTCCTCAATATCCCGCTCGTTTCCGCCGCCATGGACACCGTTACCGAAGCCCGCCTGGCCATCGCCATGGCGCAGGAAGGCGGCATCGGTATCATCCACAAGAGCATGACCATCGCGCAGCAGGCCGCTGAGGTGCGCAAGGTCAAGAAGCACGAGAGCGTGATCGTCAAGGATCCGGTGACTGTCGGTCCCAAGGCCAAGCTGGCCGACCTGCTGGCCATGGCCAAGGAATATGGCTTCTCGGGTTTCCCGGTGGTGGAGGGAGAAACCCTGGTCGGCATCGTCACCGAGCGCGACATGCGCTTCCAGCCGAACCATGGCGACAGCGTGGCCGACATCATGACGCCCCGCGAGAAGCTGGTCACGGTGGCCGAAGGCACCGAGTTGTCCGTCATCAAGGGCAAGATGCAGGAGCACCGCGTCGAGAAGATGCTGGTGGTGGACAATGACTTCCGCCTGCGTGGCCTGGTCACCTTTCAGGACATCGAGAAGGCGCGCACCTTCCCGCATGCCGCCAAGGATGCCGATGGCCGCCTGCTGGTCGGAGCCGCCGTGGGTACCGGCCCCGAAACGCCGGATCGCATTGCCGCTCTGGTGGAAGCCGGCGTCGATGCGGTCATCATCGATACCGCCCACGGTCATTCCAGGGGCGTGATCGACCGCGTGGCCTGGGTGAAGGAGCATTACCCGCAGATTCAGGTGATCGGCGGCAACATCGCCACCGCCGAGGCCGCCAAGGCACTGGCCGAGGCGGGTGCCGACGGCGTCAAGGTGGGCATCGGCCCGGGCTCGATCTGCACCACCCGCGTGGTGGCCGGTGTCGGCGTGCCGCAGATCACCGCCGTCTCCAACGTGGCCGAGGCGCTCAAGCCCTACGACGTGCCGCTGATCGCCGATGGCGGCGTGCGCTTCTCCGGCGACCTGGCCAAGGCCGTAGCCGCCGGCGCCAGCTGCGTGATGGTGGGTGGCCTGCTGGCTGGTACCGAGGAGGCGCCGGGCGAGGTCGAGCTCTATCAGGGCCGGACCTACAAGGCCTATCGCGGTATGGGGTCGATGGGTGCGATGTCGCAGACCCAGGGCTCCAGCGACCGTTACTTCCAGGACAAGAGCGAAGGCGTCGAGAAGCTCGTGCCAGAAGGCATCGAGGGTCGCGTGCCCTACAAGGGCCTGATGGGCGCCATCGTCCACCAGATGATGGGCGGGCTGCGGGCCTCCATGGGCTACACCGGCTGCCGCGACATCGAGGAGATGCGCACCAAGCCGGAGTTCGTGAAGATCACCGGTGCCGGCTTCAATGAATCCCACGTCCACGACGTGCAGATCACCAAGGAAGCGCCCAACTACAGAGCGGGCTAA
- a CDS encoding U32 family peptidase: protein MPIEQTLQLSLGPVLFYWTRERYAAFYREAADWPVNIVYLGELVCSRRRDMKLDDWLGIGRELAQSGKQVVLSSQALIESEADLRDLRKLCDNGEFSIEANDQSALQYLSTARLPFIAGPALNLYNPATIGVLARANMQRWHAPVEMSRSDLARLLADCRAQGLHHACEVFAYGHLPLAWSSRCFTARRHRTPKDRCQFVCQQYPEGLALRSQESRDVFTLNGIQTLSGACQDLRHEVSDMLEMGVDVARLSPRAEGMAEVVAAFDAARQGELPAPDPLALVDVEICDGYWNARPGIDNSRGRTAP from the coding sequence ATGCCCATCGAGCAAACCTTGCAGCTCTCGCTTGGTCCAGTGCTCTTCTACTGGACCCGCGAACGCTACGCCGCCTTCTACCGCGAGGCTGCCGACTGGCCGGTGAACATCGTCTACCTGGGCGAGTTGGTCTGCTCGCGCCGCCGCGACATGAAGCTCGACGACTGGTTGGGTATCGGCCGCGAGCTGGCCCAGAGCGGCAAGCAGGTGGTGCTGTCGAGCCAGGCATTGATCGAATCCGAGGCCGATCTTCGCGATCTGCGCAAACTCTGCGACAACGGCGAGTTCAGCATCGAGGCCAATGACCAGAGCGCCTTGCAGTACCTCTCCACCGCCCGTTTGCCCTTCATCGCCGGACCGGCGCTCAATCTCTACAATCCCGCCACGATCGGCGTCCTGGCCCGCGCCAACATGCAACGCTGGCACGCGCCAGTGGAAATGTCGCGCAGCGATCTTGCCCGCCTGCTGGCCGACTGCCGCGCCCAAGGGCTCCATCACGCCTGCGAGGTCTTCGCCTATGGGCACCTGCCGCTGGCCTGGTCGTCGCGCTGCTTCACTGCACGACGCCATCGCACCCCCAAGGATCGCTGCCAGTTCGTGTGCCAACAGTATCCCGAAGGGCTGGCACTGCGCTCCCAGGAGTCACGAGACGTCTTCACCCTCAACGGCATCCAGACCCTCTCCGGCGCCTGTCAGGATCTGCGCCACGAGGTCAGCGACATGCTCGAGATGGGCGTTGACGTGGCACGCCTGAGCCCGCGTGCCGAAGGCATGGCCGAGGTGGTCGCCGCCTTCGATGCCGCTCGACAAGGCGAATTGCCCGCCCCCGACCCGCTCGCCCTGGTCGACGTCGAGATATGCGACGGCTACTGGAACGCTCGCCCCGGCATCGACAACAGCCGTGGCAGAACGGCTCCATGA
- the fnr gene encoding fumarate/nitrate reduction transcriptional regulator Fnr, translated as MTRTAALSESHDSCQHCRLRTLCLPDNLTKSDIGKLEGIIQRRKPVSRGASLFQSGQRFQAIYAVRSGAVKTLMPMANGDEHVSGFHLPGEIIGLDAIVMRRHPSSAVALETASLCEFPYSALEALSDRMPALQRQLMRVMSRELLAEQNTNRLLARRSAEQRLAHVLLKFSERFASRGLSARRFRLPMSRLDLGNYLGLVPETMSRTFRRLEEQDMVNIDRKEVEIVDIDAMKSLAFGTEGA; from the coding sequence ATGACCCGTACCGCCGCGCTGAGCGAATCACATGACAGTTGCCAACATTGCCGTCTGCGTACGCTGTGTTTGCCCGACAACCTGACGAAGTCGGACATCGGCAAGCTCGAGGGCATCATACAGCGCCGCAAGCCGGTATCGCGGGGCGCTTCCCTGTTCCAGTCCGGGCAGCGGTTCCAGGCGATCTACGCGGTGCGCAGCGGGGCGGTGAAGACATTGATGCCCATGGCCAACGGAGACGAGCATGTCTCCGGATTCCATCTGCCGGGCGAGATCATCGGCCTCGATGCCATCGTCATGCGGCGTCACCCGTCGAGTGCGGTTGCCCTGGAAACCGCCAGTCTCTGCGAGTTTCCTTATAGCGCACTGGAAGCGCTGAGCGATCGTATGCCGGCCCTGCAGCGTCAACTGATGCGCGTCATGAGTCGCGAGCTGCTTGCCGAGCAGAACACCAACCGCCTGCTGGCACGCCGCTCCGCCGAACAGCGCCTGGCCCATGTGTTGCTCAAGTTCTCCGAGCGCTTCGCCAGTCGCGGGCTCTCGGCACGACGCTTTCGGCTGCCGATGTCACGCCTCGATCTCGGCAATTACCTGGGGCTGGTGCCGGAAACCATGAGTCGCACCTTCCGGCGCCTGGAGGAGCAGGACATGGTCAATATCGACAGAAAGGAAGTCGAGATCGTCGATATCGACGCGATGAAGTCGCTGGCCTTCGGCACGGAAGGAGCATGA
- a CDS encoding GlxA family transcriptional regulator, producing the protein MTYIERFIVIVLFEQVDLLDVTGPPEVFSLLQREMEEPTGYKVVLAAETMDPVTTSAGVQILPDTTFTEIANKAIDTLVVPGAVEVDQHRRVRALIDPMVVEWVRKLADNTRRVTSVCVGAHVLAAAGLLDGKRATTHWSTAQQLAAEHPQITVDADPIFIRQDDVWTGAGLSACIDLALALVADDYGEVLAQRVARQLVVYLKRPSGQKQFSVPLEPISTTRRVDKIRHYITLHAANPLTVTELAEHIHVSDRQLTRIFKTELGMTPAAYIESARVEIARNRLETTDDPLDRIAAISGLNTVDTLIRAFHRTLKMTPTEYRNRFRIN; encoded by the coding sequence ATGACTTACATAGAACGCTTTATTGTCATAGTCTTGTTCGAGCAAGTGGACCTACTTGATGTCACCGGACCGCCCGAGGTTTTCTCACTTCTACAACGTGAAATGGAGGAGCCCACTGGTTATAAAGTGGTGCTCGCAGCTGAGACCATGGACCCAGTGACGACTTCAGCAGGCGTCCAGATCCTCCCGGATACGACATTCACCGAGATCGCAAATAAAGCCATCGATACCCTGGTCGTGCCGGGGGCGGTTGAAGTTGATCAGCATCGTAGGGTTCGCGCATTAATTGATCCGATGGTCGTGGAGTGGGTACGTAAACTCGCCGATAACACACGTCGGGTAACTTCCGTGTGTGTCGGAGCCCATGTGCTTGCTGCTGCTGGTCTGCTCGATGGCAAGCGAGCGACGACGCACTGGTCGACAGCCCAGCAACTCGCAGCAGAGCACCCTCAGATTACGGTCGATGCTGATCCGATCTTCATTCGCCAAGATGATGTCTGGACAGGGGCAGGACTGAGCGCATGCATAGACTTAGCACTTGCGCTCGTCGCGGATGATTATGGTGAGGTCTTAGCCCAGCGTGTCGCCCGACAACTAGTGGTCTATCTCAAGCGACCAAGTGGGCAAAAGCAGTTCAGTGTTCCCCTTGAGCCGATCTCAACCACTCGTCGTGTCGATAAAATTCGGCATTACATCACCCTACATGCGGCCAACCCGCTGACAGTGACCGAGCTGGCCGAACACATTCACGTCAGTGACCGGCAATTGACCCGTATTTTCAAGACTGAACTAGGAATGACTCCTGCCGCCTATATTGAATCAGCCAGAGTCGAAATTGCCCGTAACCGCTTAGAAACTACCGATGACCCCCTAGATCGCATAGCAGCCATCAGTGGACTGAATACTGTCGACACGCTCATTCGAGCCTTTCACCGCACCTTGAAAATGACCCCTACGGAGTATCGTAACAGGTTTCGAATTAACTGA
- the guaA gene encoding glutamine-hydrolyzing GMP synthase — protein sequence MTDIHAHKILILDFGSQYTQLIARRVREIGVYSEVRAFDITEDEIRAYNPNGIILAGGPESVTELDSPRAPQCVFEMGLPVLGICYGMQTMAEQLGGGVEGSQKREFGYAQIRLDGESALFEDIADHIEDESGKRLLDVWMSHGDKVARVPEAFSVIASTESCPIAAMAWEEKRFYGVQFHPEVTHTLQGQRILEHFVLGICQAERWWTPAQIIEDQVARVREQVGDRHVLLGLSGGVDSSVVAALLHRAIGDQLTCVFVDNGLLRKDEGDQVMKTFSSHMGVRVIRVDAEEQFLSRLEDVHDPEAKRKIIGNTFIDVFDAEAAKIEGVEFLAQGTIYPDVIESAAAKTGKAHVIKSHHNVGGLPETMKLQLVEPLRELFKDEVRKLGVELGLPYDMVYRHPFPGPGLGVRILGEVKKEYADILREADAIFIEELHKADWYHKTSQAFAVFLPVKSVGVVGDGRRYEWVIALRAVETIDFMTARWAHLPYELLETVSNRIINELEGVSRVTYDVSSKPPATIEWE from the coding sequence ATGACCGACATTCATGCCCACAAGATCCTGATCCTCGATTTTGGCTCCCAGTACACCCAGTTGATCGCCCGCCGGGTGCGCGAGATTGGCGTCTACTCTGAAGTGCGTGCCTTCGATATCACCGAGGACGAGATTCGCGCCTACAACCCCAACGGCATCATCCTCGCCGGTGGCCCGGAATCCGTCACCGAGCTCGACTCTCCCCGTGCGCCGCAATGCGTCTTCGAGATGGGCTTGCCGGTGCTGGGTATCTGCTACGGTATGCAGACCATGGCCGAGCAGCTCGGCGGCGGCGTGGAAGGTTCGCAGAAGCGTGAATTCGGCTATGCACAGATTCGCCTCGACGGCGAGAGTGCCCTGTTCGAGGACATCGCCGACCATATCGAGGATGAGAGTGGCAAGCGCCTGCTCGATGTGTGGATGAGCCACGGCGACAAGGTCGCCCGGGTACCGGAGGCCTTCAGCGTGATCGCCTCCACCGAGAGCTGCCCGATCGCCGCCATGGCCTGGGAGGAGAAGCGCTTCTATGGCGTGCAGTTCCACCCCGAGGTGACGCATACCCTGCAGGGGCAGCGCATTCTCGAGCACTTCGTGCTGGGCATCTGCCAGGCGGAGCGCTGGTGGACGCCGGCGCAGATCATCGAGGACCAGGTCGCCCGGGTTCGTGAACAGGTGGGCGACCGCCACGTGCTGCTGGGGCTTTCCGGCGGTGTCGACTCCTCGGTGGTGGCCGCGCTGTTGCACAGGGCCATCGGCGACCAACTGACCTGCGTGTTCGTCGACAACGGCCTGCTGCGCAAGGACGAAGGCGATCAGGTGATGAAGACCTTCTCCAGCCACATGGGTGTGCGGGTGATCCGCGTCGACGCCGAGGAGCAGTTCCTGTCGCGCCTCGAGGACGTGCATGACCCCGAGGCCAAGCGCAAGATCATCGGCAACACCTTCATCGACGTATTCGATGCCGAGGCAGCCAAGATCGAGGGCGTGGAATTCCTCGCCCAGGGCACCATCTACCCGGATGTGATCGAATCCGCCGCCGCCAAGACCGGCAAGGCGCACGTCATCAAGTCTCACCACAACGTGGGCGGCCTGCCCGAGACCATGAAGCTGCAGCTCGTCGAGCCCCTGCGCGAGCTGTTCAAGGACGAGGTGCGCAAGCTCGGTGTCGAGCTCGGCCTGCCCTACGACATGGTCTATCGTCACCCCTTCCCGGGGCCGGGGCTCGGCGTGCGCATCCTCGGCGAGGTGAAGAAGGAATACGCCGACATCCTGCGCGAGGCCGACGCCATCTTCATCGAGGAACTGCACAAGGCCGACTGGTACCACAAGACCAGCCAGGCCTTCGCCGTCTTCCTGCCGGTGAAATCCGTCGGCGTGGTCGGCGACGGTCGCCGCTACGAATGGGTCATCGCCCTGCGCGCCGTGGAGACCATCGACTTCATGACCGCCCGCTGGGCACACCTGCCCTACGAGCTGCTGGAAACCGTCTCCAACCGCATCATCAACGAGCTGGAAGGCGTCTCCCGCGTTACCTATGACGTGAGCAGCAAGCCGCCCGCGACCATCGAGTGGGAGTGA
- a CDS encoding putative RNA methyltransferase: protein MSTTPFGALACPLDGDPLGKSDRVWRCAAGHSFDIARQGHVNLLPVQNKRSRDPGDSKEMVTARRRFLEAGHYQPIAEAVSRAVLADAPAGASLSCLDAGCGEGYYLRELARACEEAVGDERSLALLGVDISKWAILAAAKQWKGATWAVGTNAHLPVQANSLDRVLCLFGFPVYPEFARVLKPGGELLQVDAGPDHLRELREIIYPTLKPPRADDEKLPEGFTLLGSETLRESIELSGPEPIADLLAMTPHLHRASAEGRARVASLTSLRLTVDVRLTRWKPEDVA, encoded by the coding sequence ATGAGCACTACACCGTTCGGGGCGTTGGCCTGTCCGTTGGATGGCGATCCGCTGGGCAAGAGCGATCGCGTGTGGCGTTGTGCGGCCGGGCACAGCTTCGATATCGCTCGCCAGGGCCATGTGAACCTGTTGCCGGTGCAGAACAAGCGTTCCCGCGACCCGGGCGACAGCAAGGAGATGGTGACGGCGCGTCGGCGTTTCCTCGAGGCCGGCCATTACCAGCCCATCGCGGAGGCGGTGAGTCGGGCCGTGCTGGCCGACGCGCCTGCCGGTGCCAGCTTGAGCTGCCTGGATGCGGGCTGTGGCGAGGGCTATTACCTGCGCGAGTTGGCCAGGGCCTGCGAAGAAGCGGTCGGCGATGAACGGTCGCTGGCCCTGCTGGGTGTGGACATCTCCAAGTGGGCGATTCTCGCCGCCGCCAAGCAATGGAAAGGCGCGACCTGGGCGGTGGGCACCAATGCGCATCTGCCCGTGCAGGCAAACAGTCTGGATCGTGTACTTTGCCTGTTCGGCTTCCCCGTCTACCCGGAGTTCGCGCGCGTGCTGAAGCCGGGCGGCGAGCTGCTTCAGGTCGATGCCGGCCCGGACCATCTGCGCGAGCTTCGCGAGATCATCTATCCCACTCTCAAGCCGCCTCGTGCCGATGACGAGAAACTCCCCGAGGGCTTCACGCTGCTGGGCAGCGAGACGCTCCGCGAATCCATCGAACTGAGCGGTCCCGAGCCGATCGCCGACCTGCTGGCCATGACCCCGCACCTCCATCGCGCCAGCGCCGAGGGTCGGGCGAGGGTGGCGTCGCTGACGTCGCTCCGTCTCACCGTGGACGTTCGGCTGACGCGTTGGAAACCTGAAGACGTGGCTTGA
- a CDS encoding cupin domain-containing protein: protein MRKVVKIALVLAVVLPFSSLVLAEDVEPEGGIVSAATHELNWVELPESGGIKYANVRGDIVGEGPYEAFVLFPAGKDNPFHYHSEAIPTVVIQGTFYAEIDGERTEYPAGSFYDVPGKKDHYSGCLPGMDCLLFQYQEDRFDLVPQPEE from the coding sequence ATGAGAAAAGTTGTGAAGATAGCTCTTGTGTTAGCTGTAGTATTGCCTTTCTCTTCTTTGGTGCTGGCTGAGGATGTAGAGCCGGAAGGCGGAATAGTTTCCGCTGCAACGCATGAGTTGAATTGGGTCGAACTCCCGGAGTCGGGTGGGATAAAATACGCTAATGTCCGTGGTGATATTGTCGGAGAAGGGCCCTATGAAGCCTTCGTCCTTTTTCCTGCAGGTAAGGATAATCCCTTTCATTATCATTCAGAAGCTATCCCTACGGTAGTAATACAAGGAACATTCTACGCGGAGATAGACGGAGAGCGAACTGAATATCCCGCAGGTTCCTTCTACGATGTTCCAGGGAAAAAGGACCATTATAGTGGTTGTCTTCCCGGCATGGACTGCCTTCTCTTTCAGTATCAGGAGGATCGCTTCGACCTAGTGCCACAGCCGGAAGAATAA
- a CDS encoding TerC/Alx family metal homeostasis membrane protein: MHVPLWVWLATVAGIIVLFLFDFFFHVRRPHEPSFKEAAVWSCIFIAIAMAFGGGLWWVWGAQHGAEYFAGFITEKSLSVDNLFVFVIIMSKFAVPRIHQQKALLIGIVIALVMRGVFIAVGAAAIHQFSWVFYIFGAFLLWTAYKLGKESFEDSDEEEKYHPNLAERLAQRWLPVTNEYHGQRLLAKVDGKRMVTPLFMVIVALGFTDLLFALDSIPAIYGLTREPYIVFTTNAFALLGLLQLYFLLGNLLSRLVYLGLGLSIILAFIGVKLVLEALHENTLPFINGGHPIEAIPEIPIWLSMTIIVGTLVATGMASWLKDRRDRASA, encoded by the coding sequence ATGCACGTCCCCTTGTGGGTATGGCTGGCCACTGTGGCCGGCATCATCGTACTGTTCCTTTTCGATTTCTTCTTTCACGTCCGCAGGCCGCACGAACCGAGCTTCAAGGAAGCGGCGGTATGGTCGTGCATCTTCATCGCCATCGCCATGGCGTTCGGAGGTGGGCTCTGGTGGGTATGGGGTGCGCAGCACGGCGCTGAGTACTTTGCCGGCTTCATCACCGAGAAGAGTTTGTCGGTGGACAATCTGTTTGTGTTCGTGATCATCATGAGCAAGTTCGCGGTGCCGCGTATCCATCAACAGAAAGCCCTGTTGATCGGCATCGTCATTGCCTTGGTGATGCGTGGCGTTTTCATTGCCGTGGGCGCGGCGGCGATCCATCAGTTCAGTTGGGTCTTCTATATCTTCGGTGCCTTCCTGCTCTGGACGGCTTACAAGCTGGGCAAGGAAAGCTTTGAGGACAGCGACGAAGAAGAGAAATACCACCCCAATCTAGCGGAACGCTTGGCGCAGCGCTGGCTACCTGTCACCAATGAATATCACGGCCAGCGGTTGCTGGCGAAGGTCGATGGCAAGCGCATGGTGACACCGCTTTTCATGGTCATTGTGGCGCTTGGCTTTACTGATCTCCTGTTTGCGCTGGACTCCATCCCCGCCATCTATGGACTGACGCGCGAGCCGTATATCGTCTTCACAACCAATGCCTTCGCCTTGCTGGGGCTGCTACAGCTGTACTTCCTGCTCGGCAACTTGCTGTCACGCCTGGTCTACCTGGGGCTGGGCTTGTCGATAATTCTGGCCTTCATCGGCGTCAAGCTGGTGCTTGAGGCATTGCACGAGAACACGCTGCCGTTCATCAACGGCGGCCACCCGATCGAAGCGATCCCCGAGATTCCGATCTGGCTGTCGATGACCATCATCGTCGGCACGCTGGTGGCCACAGGCATGGCAAGCTGGCTCAAGGATCGCCGCGATCGGGCTAGCGCCTGA